The bacterium genome includes a window with the following:
- the rplQ gene encoding 50S ribosomal protein L17, translating into MRHLKKGKKLGRTVSHRKAMLSNLTTSLFRHGRITTTEAKAKELVKVASRVITTAKGEDPLHARRQVVKLIKDKEIVKTLFDDIAPRFKDRPGGYIRVLRAGQRQGDAAQLAIVELVEEAYEV; encoded by the coding sequence ATGCGCCACTTAAAAAAAGGAAAGAAATTAGGACGAACTGTTTCCCACCGGAAGGCAATGCTTTCTAATTTAACCACCTCTCTCTTCAGACATGGCAGGATTACTACCACCGAAGCTAAGGCTAAGGAGCTGGTCAAAGTAGCCAGCCGGGTGATAACTACGGCTAAGGGGGAAGATCCTCTACATGCCAGACGTCAAGTCGTAAAGCTGATTAAGGATAAAGAAATAGTAAAGACTCTTTTTGACGATATTGCGCCCAGGTTTAAAGACAGGCCAGGGGGATATATTCGTGTTTTAAGAGCCGGCCAACGACAAGGAGATGCGGCCCAGTTAGCCATAGTTGAGTTGGTAGAAGAAGCCTATGAAGTTTAA